Within bacterium, the genomic segment GCCAGCGCCTCGACCTGCAACACGCCCGGCATTATCGGCTCGCCGGGGAAGTGGCCGGTGAAGTACGGCTCGTTGTGGGTGACGTTCTTGTAGGCCTTGATGTAGTGGAGCGGCTCGACCTCCACTATCCGGTCCACCATCTGGAACGGGTAGCGGTGGGGCAGCTTGGCGAGGATGCCCTTGATGTCCATGATTCCGGGCGGCATGGGTTACGACCTCCCCGATTTAGGGTTCCGGCGACGGGAGGCAAGGGGTTTACGGCTGCGCCGTCGCAGGTATGCCGGGGGCATAGCTCGCTTCGCTCGGTTAAACCCCTTGTTTCCAATAAGGAGGGTGATTACGGCTTCGCCGACGCAAAGATACGGGTGATTTTACCACAAAGGGCACGCCCGGGGCGGCCCCGGTTTCGTTCCATACGGCGGCGTCCCCTCACGATCTCTTGCGTCTTCATGTCGATGTCTCGAGAGCCGTTAGGGCGGCTCGGTGCCAGCGGGCGATGTACTTGTCGGAGAGGTGCTCGGGGTGAGCCGCGAGGTAGTCGAGGCACCAGCACACAAGGCCATCCCAGGCGTCGTCGGGATCGACGGAGCGCAGCGACCAGCCGAGCTCGCCGAGCGTCCAATTCGACTTCGCAGCGTTTCGGAGCATCGACGTGGTCACCCAGTTCGGCTCGTCGTCGGAACCGCCGCGCGCGACCGGCACCACGTGATCGATGGTCGGGAAGAGCTCCCAATATACGATGTGGCAATCGCTCATCTTCCAGTTGGGATGAGCAGGAAACTCCTCGGGCATGACCTTCGAGAGCAGGCGCAGGGTCGCAGGAAAAACGAGGCGCGCGCCGGAGTAGCGGTCGGTGAAGCGGTCACGCAAGAACACGCGCATCGACTGAAGCTCCGTGTACTTGCGGCCCGTGTTCGCGTGGCGAATGAAGGGATACTCGGCAACGGCAATCGCTCGCGCGGCGTCGCAATCCTCGCGGAGCAGGGCGCCGCAGACCCGCGCGACGACGTCGGCCGGCCCTTGAACGTCAGCCCGCATCCTTCCAAACCTCCTCGGCGAGCTTGCCGAGCACGCTCGCGAGCTTCCCGTCGAAGACCTTGTTGAGGCGCACGAAGCCCCCCTGGGACTTGAACTGCCCCCGGTCGAGGGACTCGCGGTCGACGATGGTTTCGATCTTCACTTGTTCTGCGATGCGGTCGAGTCACTTCGACTGCTGCTCGGTGAACTTGTGCACCTTACGAAGTCGCTGGATGGCGCGGTCGACGGCTCCGGGGTCACCCGAGCTCCGCCCGGAGCCTGCGCGCCAGCCCCAGGTTGGAGGTGTGCCCGCCCTTGACGCTGATGACGTGGGCCCGGAGCGGGGCGCCGATCAGGGTGAGGTCGCCGAGGAGGTCGAGGACCTTGTGGCGTACGAACTCGTCGGCGAAGCGCAGGTTGTCGTTCAAAATTTCCTCGTCGCCGATTACGATGGCGCAGGCCAGCGAACCGCCGCGGATCAGCCCGGCCCGGCGCAGGGCCTGAACCTCGTGGAGGAAGCAGAAGGTGCGGGCGGGCGCTATCTCCTCGGCGTAGCGCCCGTCCTCGCCGCTGAAGTCCAGGTACTGGCTCCGCAGCACGGGGTGGTCGAAGTGGAGGGCGAAGGAGACTCGGAGCGGTCCGGGGTGCGGCAGGACGATCATCTGGGCCGTGCCGGTGTCGTGGACGATGGGCCGCTTTGGTTCCAGGTAGCGCCGCGGGGCGTCCTGCTCCACGCGGCCCGCCTCGCACAGGGCGTTCACGAAGGGCAGTGCGCTGCCGTCGGTTACGGGGGGCTCGCTGGAGTCCACCTCGATGACCGCGTTGTCCACCCCGCAGCCGGAGAGGGCGGAGAGGATATGCTCCACGGTGTGGACCTCCACCTCGCCCGCCCCCAGGGTCGTGCCCCGGGAGGTGTCCATCACGTATTCGGCGAGGGCCTGTATCTCGGGCTTCCCGGGCAGGTCCACCCTCCGGAAGAGGTAACCCGTGTCCGCCTCGGCGGGCAGGTACCTCATCCGGCAGAGGTCGCCGGTGTGGAGGCCGATTCCCGTCAGCTCCACCGCGCGGGCGATGGTCCTCTGCCTTTCCGCTTTATCCACCACCGCGGCCCTCCAGCTCCGCGATCCGCTTCTCGAGCTCTTCGATTCTACGCAGGAGCGCCCGGTGTTCCCGGCGCATCTCGGGCAGGTCGGAGACGGCGGCCTCGATCCTGGCCGCGCGTCGGACCGGTCGGGCCGGGGAGCCGAACCAGCGTTCCCCGGCGGGGATGTTGCGGGAGACGCCGGACTGGGCGGTGACGACCACGCCGTCACCGATCACGAGGTGGCCGGCTATTCCCACCTGCCCGGCGAGCTGCACCCGGTCGCCGATGGTGCACGAGCCCGAAATCCCCACCTGGGCTGCCATGGCGCTGTCCTCCCCCACGCTGACGTTGTGGGCGATCTGGACCAGGTTGTCTATCTTGACCCCGCGGGCGATTCGGGTCGGCCCCAGCGCCCCCCGGTCCACGCAGGCGTTGCAGCCTATCTCCACGTCGTCGCCGGTGACGACCCAGCCCATCTGGGGTATCTTGTGGAAGCGCCCCTCGGCGTCGGGCGCATACCCGAAGCCGTCCGAGCCGATCACCGCCCCCGGGTAGACGATGTTGCGCGCCCCGAGCTCGCACCGCTCCCGGATGACCACGTTGGGGTAGATGATGGAGTCGGGGCCCACACCGGTGCCCTCGCCGATGTACACCCCGCTCATCACGATGGTCCGGTCGCCGAGCCTGACGGCGGCCCCGAGGGTGACGTGGGGGCCGACGGCGACCCCCTCGCCCAGCACGGCGGACGGGTCCACCGAGGCCGAGGGGTGCACGCCCGCCGGCGGGTAGGGGATGGACGGGGCGAACCTTCTGGCGATCTGTGTGTAACCGAGGTAGGGGTTGGGGCAGCGGATGTACGCCAGATTGCCGACGGGCGGCGTCTTCTCGTCAATTATCACCGCCGCCGCCCGGCACCGGGGCAGGAGCTTCGCGTATCGCCTGTTGGCTAAAAAAGTGACCTGGTCCGGGCCGGCCGCCTCGAGGGTGCTTATCCCGCTCACGCGCACCGAGGGGTCGCCCCTCTCCAGCGAGCCACCGGTGATGACGGCTATCTCCCCCAGGCTCAGAGCCACGTCTCCCCCCCTCGAAGGGGTGCCGGGGACTTCCACCTACTCCGCCCCGGCGGCGGTGTTCAGCACCTCGATTATCTCGTCGGTGATGTCGTAGATGTCCTTGCCGTAGATGAGGGCCGTCATGTCCAGGATGAGGTCGTACTCGGTCGTCTGGCCGAGCTGGTCTATCGCCGCGTAGATTTTCTCGATGAGCTTGTCCAGCTCCTGCTTCTCCCTGGCCTGGAGGGCCTGGATGGCGCCGTCCCGGAGCTGGCTCGCCTGGGTGTATATCTGCTCGATTTCGGCGTTGATCTCGTCCCGTTTCTCGTCGGAGAGCGGCGTGTCCAGTTTCTTCTGCAGCTCGATGATCTGCTGCTGGTACTCGTCCAGGCGGGGCTGAACCTCGAGCTCCTTCTGCCGCGTCTCCTCCTCCAGGGTCTTCAAAGCGTCCTGGAAGAGTATCCACTCGTCCTGGACGCGCTGGAGGTCAACGTAGGCGATGACGAGGGGTTGCTGCTCTTCGTCGCCGTCGTCCTGGGCCGCGATC encodes:
- a CDS encoding OmpH family outer membrane protein; the encoded protein is MKRILPLTLLLALFVTPIAAQDDGDEEQQPLVIAYVDLQRVQDEWILFQDALKTLEEETRQKELEVQPRLDEYQQQIIELQKKLDTPLSDEKRDEINAEIEQIYTQASQLRDGAIQALQAREKQELDKLIEKIYAAIDQLGQTTEYDLILDMTALIYGKDIYDITDEIIEVLNTAAGAE
- the lpxD gene encoding UDP-3-O-(3-hydroxymyristoyl)glucosamine N-acyltransferase codes for the protein MALSLGEIAVITGGSLERGDPSVRVSGISTLEAAGPDQVTFLANRRYAKLLPRCRAAAVIIDEKTPPVGNLAYIRCPNPYLGYTQIARRFAPSIPYPPAGVHPSASVDPSAVLGEGVAVGPHVTLGAAVRLGDRTIVMSGVYIGEGTGVGPDSIIYPNVVIRERCELGARNIVYPGAVIGSDGFGYAPDAEGRFHKIPQMGWVVTGDDVEIGCNACVDRGALGPTRIARGVKIDNLVQIAHNVSVGEDSAMAAQVGISGSCTIGDRVQLAGQVGIAGHLVIGDGVVVTAQSGVSRNIPAGERWFGSPARPVRRAARIEAAVSDLPEMRREHRALLRRIEELEKRIAELEGRGGG
- the lpxC gene encoding UDP-3-O-acyl-N-acetylglucosamine deacetylase — translated: MDKAERQRTIARAVELTGIGLHTGDLCRMRYLPAEADTGYLFRRVDLPGKPEIQALAEYVMDTSRGTTLGAGEVEVHTVEHILSALSGCGVDNAVIEVDSSEPPVTDGSALPFVNALCEAGRVEQDAPRRYLEPKRPIVHDTGTAQMIVLPHPGPLRVSFALHFDHPVLRSQYLDFSGEDGRYAEEIAPARTFCFLHEVQALRRAGLIRGGSLACAIVIGDEEILNDNLRFADEFVRHKVLDLLGDLTLIGAPLRAHVISVKGGHTSNLGLARRLRAELG
- a CDS encoding HNH endonuclease, with product MRADVQGPADVVARVCGALLREDCDAARAIAVAEYPFIRHANTGRKYTELQSMRVFLRDRFTDRYSGARLVFPATLRLLSKVMPEEFPAHPNWKMSDCHIVYWELFPTIDHVVPVARGGSDDEPNWVTTSMLRNAAKSNWTLGELGWSLRSVDPDDAWDGLVCWCLDYLAAHPEHLSDKYIARWHRAALTALETST
- a CDS encoding type I restriction-modification enzyme R subunit C-terminal domain-containing protein, with product MAEQVKIETIVDRESLDRGQFKSQGGFVRLNKVFDGKLASVLGKLAEEVWKDAG